Sequence from the Streptomyces virginiae genome:
TCCCGTACATGTTGGACAGCGACGCAGTGTGGCCGTGGCGCTCGTACCAGCCCTCCAGCCGGGGCGCGTCCAGGGCCTCACCGCCGAAGACGACGTGCCGCAGGGCGGGCAGGGCAGTGGGCCGCGGCCGCTCCCGGTCGGCCTCGATCAGCTGGTAGAACGCGGACGGTGTCTGGTTGAGCACCGTGACCCGCTGCTCGGCCAGCAGGTCGAGGAAGGCTCCGGGGGAACGGCTGGTGGAGTACGGGACGACGACCAGGCGGCCGCCGTGCAGCAGCGGGCCCCAGATCTCCCACACGGAGAAGTCGAAGGCGTAGGAATGGAACAGCGTCCACACGTCCGACGGGCCGAAGCCGAAGTGCTGCTGTGCGGCGGTGAACAGCCGCACCACGTTGTGGTGGGTGACGACCACGCCCTTGGGCCGGCCGGTGGAGCCGGAGGTGTAGATGACGTAGGCCGGGTGGCGGGGGTCGTGCTTCGTGCGCGGGGCGGTGTCGGGCAGGCCGGCCTGCGGCTCGTCGTCAAGGAGGACCAGGGCCGTGCGGTCGGGGGCGACGACCCGGGTGGCGGCCGTCGCGACGATCACGGACGGGCCGGCGTCGGCCAGCATGGACGCCAGCCGCTCGGCCGGGTAGTCCGGGTCCAACGGCAGGTAGGCGGCGCCGGTCTTGACCACCGCGAGCAGGGCGACGACCAGGTCGGCGGAGCGGGGCAGGGCGAGCGCGACGGTACGCTCGGGGCCGGCGCCGCGGGCCGTGAGCAGGTGGGCGAGGCGGTTGGCCCTGGCGTCGAGTTCGCGGTAGGTGAGCTGCCGGTGGCCGTCGACGACGGCGACGGCCTGCGGGGTTCGGGCGGCCTGCGCCTCGAACAGGGCGGGCAGCGTGGTGGGACGGTCCGGGGTGGACGGCTCGTGGGCGGACGGCTCGTCGGTGGACGGCTCGTCGGTGGACGGCTCGGGCACGAACGCCTCGCCGGCGGCCTGCACGTGCTCGCCCGGGGCGAGGACGTCCAGCCGGCCGCCGGGCAGCGCGGGGTCGGCGGTGGCGAAGGAATGCAGCAGGGCGGTGAAGCGGGCCAGGTGGGCGGCGACCTCCTCCTCACGGTGGCGCAGGGCGTCGGCTTCGACATCGATCCGCAGGCCGGCGCCGCCGGGACGCTCGTACACCGAGAACTTGAGGTCCTCGACGGGGCCGGTCGACACCGGGTGGACCTGCGCCTCGATGCCTTCGAAGTCCAGGCCGTGGTCGAACGGCATGATGTTGGCGACGATCGAGTGCAGGGGGCGGTCCTGCGCCAGCAGCCCCAGTTCGCGGCGGAGTTCGGCGTACGGGTAGCCCTGGTGCAGCAGCACCTCGGCGACCCGGTCGCGGACCTCGGTGACCAGGCCGGTGAGGTCGGTGTCGGGCCGGGCGGGCACCCGCAGCGGCGGCACGTTGGTGAGCATGGCGGGGGTGCGGCGGGCTCTGCTCGAGCGCCGGTTGGTGACCGGGAGCCCCAGTACGGCCTCCCCGGCGCCGGTCAGGCGCCGGGTGTAGAGGGCGACGGCGGCCAGAGCGGCCACCTGCCAGCCGGTCTGCGCGGTGCGGGCGAGCGCGTCGAGGCCCTCCTGGACGGCCGCGGGCAGGAACACCGTGCGGCGCAGCGGCACGGCACCGCCCTCGGCAGCCGCCGGGGCGTCGCCCCGGGCGACGGGACCGGTGCCCAGGGTGGGTGCCTCCGGGCGGTCAGCCCAGGAGGTGAGCCAGTACGCGCGGTCGCGGGCGTGGCCGCGCGAAGCACGGTAAGCACTCTCGGCGTCGACCAGGGCGGCGAGGTCGTCGGCCTCGGCCGGCGTGCCCGCGCCGTTGTAGGCGTCGGCGACGCGCCGGGCCACCAGGCGCAGCCCGTAGCCGTCGAGCAGCAGGTGGTGGACTTGCTGGAACCAGCGGTGGCGGCCGGGGCCGAGGGTGAACAGGACCTGGTCGAACAGCGGTCCTTCGCCGTCGACCGCCATCGGGGCGGCCAGCTGCCGGCGGATCAGGTCGTCGGCGGCGGCCTCGGGGTCGGGTTCGGCGCTGACGTCGACGTGGCGCAGCTCCCAGGCCGACTCGTCCGCGGGGACGACCCGCTGGCGCACTTCGCCGTCGGCGCGGGTGTGGAAGCGCAGGCGCAGGGACTCGGTGGCCTCGACCGCGGCGCGCACGGCAGCGGTGAACCGCCCGGCGTCCAGCGGGCCCGTCAGCTCGACGTACTCGCCGGTGTTGAACGCCGTGTTGTGCGGGTCCCTGGCCTGGGCGAACCAGACACCGAGCTGTGCATCGGTGAGGGCCATGGACGCGACCTTGGCACCACTCATCTCTTCCCCTCCTGTCGAGCCGGCCGCCGCGGCCCGACGGGCCGGGGGCAGGCGCAGCCGACCACTGGGGTCGACGAGATCGAATTGCATGCTGACCCGGGTGCTTGACGGACGGCTGACGCGCCTGACGTGAGCGGGTGGGGCCGACGGGCGGTCAGCGGGTTCGCCGCAGCCCGATCTCATACGCGTAGACCACCGCCTGGACGCGGCTGCGCAACCGGAGCTTGCCCAGCAGGTTCTGCACATGGGACTTGACGGTGTGCTCCGAGAGCATCAGCGCACCGGCGATCTCCGCGTTGGACAGGCCGCGGGCGATCAGGTCCAGCACCTCGCTCTCCCGGGCCGTCAGCTCGTCGGGGTCGACGTCGGAGACCTCGGCGCGGCGGAATCCTCCGTCGTCGGCCGTCCGCCGGGACGGCCGACGGCTCAGGTGGTAGCCGGCGGCGGCCATCCGCACCGCGGCGGCGAGGTCCGCGGGCGTCACCGTCGCGGGGAGGCAGCCGTTCAGATGGGGGCCGGGTTCGGCCGGCTCCGGGCCGCCGACGGCCAGCAGCGGTGTCCCGCCGGGGTCCTGGCTTCCGGGCAACCCGATCAGCTGCGGGTCCGGCACCCCGTGGAGCACCATGACGTCGGGGCAGCTGATCCTCAGGTCTGCCAGGGCCCGGGGGCCGGGTTCGCCCTCCGCCGCGACCACGACCCCGGGCTGGCTCTCCAGCAGGGCGCGCAGGCCGGCCCGGGCGAGCGCGTCGGGCCCCAGCAGGAAGACCCGGACGGTGTCCGCACCGTCGGGCGCGGGCTCCTCGGACCGAACGAGGTCGTCGTGGGCCGGCGCCCACGGGTACGCGGCCGGCGGCGCGGCCCGGTCCGCGAGCGGGGGCAGGAGGGTGTGGCGGCTGCTGCGGGGCCGGGCCGGCCCGGCTCCGCCGGGCAGGACCCGCAGCGCGGCGGTCCCACTGGATGCGGGCCAGCCCTGTGCTCGCCGTTCCATCCTCACTCCCAACGTTCGCGGTGTCCGTGTTCCAGGGGCCGCCGCAGGTGCGGAGCGTCCTCCCGAAAGCAGAAGGTAGCCGTCGGCGGGGCGCCGGCGCCGGTTCCTCAAGCGCGTTTCAAGCGATTCGCCAATGCCGTCCCAGCAGGAAATTCAGAGGCTTCGACGGGATTTCACCGAGCCATTTCTGATGCTACGTTTCCTGGCCATGAACACTGAATCCGAGAACCCGCTCATGACCAAAGCAGGACTGCGCTCCCTGATCGCCGACAGCATGGGGCTGAGCGCCGACGAGATGCCGGGCGACGACGAGGACCTCGTCGACTACGGCCTGCACTCGATCGCGGTCATGCAGGTCGTGAGCCTCTGTCAGCAGAGCGGCATCGAGGTCGCGTTCCCCGAGCTCATCGCCACGCCGACGGTGGACGCCTGGTGGCGGGCCCTGTCTGCGGCCGACCGCGCGGCAGCCTGCTGATCGGACCCCGCCGCCCCCGCCCCCGGCGCGGAGTGCCGCGCCCCACGCTCGCTTGAGAGCCGTTGGAACCCCGCTGGGAGGGCGGTCGCGAAAATGCGACCGCGGCCGCCCGCCCGGATATCGTTCTGCTCTCCGGGCACATTCACCGATCATCCCGCCCCATTTACTCACTGCCCCCGCACCGAACCTTCGGACGGAGTCGTCATGGAATTCGGAGTCAATTTCTTCCCGGTCGTGGACCCGGAACGGAAAACTGCCGCCGAGTATTACGCCGAGAGTCTTCGGCTGGTCGAACTGGCCGAGTCGCTCGGCTATGAACACGCACAGATCGTCGAGCACTACGGCTCCCCGTACGGCGGCTACAGTCCCGATCCGGTGGCGTTCCTGGCCGCCGCCGCCGCGCGGACCAGCCGCATCCGGCTCGCGACCGGCGCCGTCATCGCCGCCTTCACCCACCCCGTCAAGCTCGCCGCCAACCTGGCGATGCTCGACAACCTCTCGCACGGCCGCCTCGACGTCGGCTTCGGACGGGCCTTCCTGCCCGACGAGTTCGAGGCCTTCGGCGTGCCGATCGAGGAGAGCCGCTCCCGTTTCGACGACGGCATCGCGGCCTGCATCGCGCTGTGGACCGAGGAGAACACGGTCTTCGAGGGCGCCGTCCACCGGTTCGGGCCCTTCACCGGCTTCCCCCGCCCCTACCAGCAGCCCCACCCGCCGGTGTTCGTCGCCTCCGCCAGCAGCCCGGACTCCTGCGCGGCAGCCGGCCGGGCCGGCCACCACCTCCAGGTCGTACCCTCGGTGACCACCCGTCAGGGCCTGAAGGAGATGATCGAGGGCTACCGGCAGGCACGCGCCGAGGCCGGGCACCCGAGCGGCGGGCGGATCCAGGTGAAGTACACCTGCTACGTGTCCGAGGACCGCGATCTGGCGCTGGCGGACGCCCGCGAGCAGGAGCAGAACTACGTGTCCCGGATGGCCGAGGCGGTCTCGTCCTGGGCGCACACCCGCAGCAGCCAGTACCCCGGCTACGAGCGGTTCGTGGAGAAGGCCCGCGGTTACGACTTCGACCGGGCGCTCACCGACGGCAAGGTCCTCGCCGGCACCCCGCAGGACGTCACCGAGCAGGTCCGCGAGATCGCCGCCGAGTACGGGTCGGACCTGTGCCTGAGCCTGCAGTTCAGCCCCGGCCACCTGCCGTTCGAGCGGGCCGCGCGGGCCATGGAGCTGTTCGCCCTGCAGGTCGCCCCCTCCTTCACCGGCCGGGCCGGTGCGGCCGCCGGGGCGGAGGCCGTCGCGGTGCCGGCAGCGGGCTGAGCCGGACCCCGGGGCCCCGCCGGCGGCAGCACGCGCCGGCGGGGCGGCACACCAGGGCACATCGCGACACGAGACGGACACGAGGAGAAGAGGAGAAGGGGACATGGCCCGTACAGCCACCGGCCTGGACGCCGAGGCCGCCGTCGTGGGGCTGGGCGCCTGGGGCGCCTGCGCCCTGTGGCAGCTGGCCCGGCAGGGGGTCGACGTCATCGGCATCGACCGCTACGGCATCGGCAACGTGCACGGTTCCTCGTACGGCGAGAGCCGCATGTTCCGCACCGCCTGCCTGGAGCACCCGGGCCTGGTCCCGCTCGCGCAGCGCTCGCGCGAGCTGTGGGCCGAGCTGGAGGAGCAGACCGGCCGGGTGCTGATGGAGCGGACCGGGGCCATGCTGATCGGCCCGCCGGACGGGCGCATCGTCGGCGGCGCGCTGCGGGCGGCCCGCGAGCACCGGCTGGACATCGAGCTGCTCGACCCGGCGAGCATGCGCGAGCGGGTCCCCGCGCATGCCGGGCTGCCGGACGACCATGTGGGCGTGCTGGAGCCGGCCGGCGGGCTGACCTACCCCGAGCACACCATCGCCGCCGCGGTCGACGCGGCGCGGGCGGCCGGGGCCCGGGTGGTCACCGACACCCGGGTCACCGCGGTCGAACCCGGCAACGACGGCATCGTGGTGCGCACCGCGTTGCGGACGCTCCGTGTCGCCCGGCTCGTGGTGGCCGCGGGCCCGTGGCTGTCCCAGCTGGTGCCGGGGCTCCCCCTCGACGTGCTGCGCATGCCCACGACCTGGTTCACCCCGGCCGAGCCCGATCCGCGGTTCACCCTGGAGCGGCTGCCGGTGTTCATGCGCGAACTCGCCGACGGGAACGTGATCTGGGGCCACGGCACCCTGCCCGGCGGCACCGAGGTGAAGCTCGGGCTGGAGGACGGCGGACGCCACTTCCGCGTCGTCGACCCCGAGAACATGGACCGCTCGGTCTCCCCCGCCGACTGGTCGGTGCTCTCCCGCATCCTCCCGGCGGCCGTGCCCGGCCTCGGCGACACCCCCTCGCGGGCGACGGCCAACCTGTACGCGCGCACCCCCGACGGCCAGTTCCTCCTCGGCCCGCTGCGGCACGACCCGCGGATCATCGTCGCGGGCGGGTGCAACAGCCACGGTTTCAAGCACGCGACCGGGATCGGCGAGGCCGTCGCCGACATGGTCCGCGGCAGGACCCCGGCCGTCCCGCTCGGTTTCGCTGACCCGAACTCCCTGCGCTGACGCCCCGGCACCCGTCCCACGACCCCATCCGGACGCATAGGTGAGGAAAGATGCAGTTCCGCATTCTCGGCCCTGTAGAGATCCACGACGAGCGGCGCGGCCTGCGGATCGTACCCACGGGCTCCAAGCAGCGCGTCCTGCTCGGCGCCCTGGTCGTGAAGGCCGGCCATCTGGTGTCGTACCACCGCCTGATCGACGAGTTGTGGGGCGAACACCCGCCGGCGAACCCGGCCAACGCCCTCCAGGCCCACGTCGCCCGGCTCAGGAAGCTGTTGGAGGACGCCGGATCGACCGGTCAGGAGCGGATCGACACCCACGCGCTGGGCTACCAGCTGCACACCGGGCCGGACGCGACCGACGCCGGCAGGTTCCACCGGCTGTGCGCCCAGGGCCGGGCCGTGATCGCCACCGACCCCGAGCGGGCCGTCCACCTGCTGCGCCAGGCACTCGCCCTGTGGCGGGGGCCCGCGTTGCAGGGCAGCCTCGGCGGGGACATCTGCCTGGCGGAGGCCGCCCAGCTGGAGGAGAACCGGCTGGTCGCCCTGGAAACGCTCTACGAGGCCGGCCTGCGGGCGGGCCTGCACCACGAGATCACCGGCGAGCTGGAGGAGCTCATCGGTGACAATCCGGTGCGGGAGCGGTTCTACGAGCTGCTGATGGTCGCCCTCCACCGCTGCGGCCGGCAGGCGGAGGCGCTCGGCACGTACGAGCGGGCCCGGACGCGTCTGGCCGATGAACTCGGGGTGGAACCCGGTCCGGCGCTGCACCGACGGGTCCGGTCGATCCTCAGCCCCGGCCGCGAGCAGCCGGCCCCCGCTGCGGCGCGCTCGGCGGCGCCGATGGTCCGCTCCCTCCCGCCACGGCCCGACACCGCTGGTCGGCGGGCTGCATCGACGGCTCCCCGGGGCGGGGCCGTCGTCCTCGACCTCGGCGACGAACTGGCGCGACTGCGCAGGCGGTTGGAGAACCTGACCCGCGAGCAGGAGGACCTGGCCCGCCGGATGGACCAGCTCACCGCCCGCACCGCGGCCGCCCGCTGACCCCAGCCGGCGCCCCGGCGGCGCGGGCCCGCGCGAGGCCCGCACCGGCGCCTGCTCAGTCCCGCTCCAGCAGCAGCGTCCGGCCCGCCGACCTGCGCATCCGGCGGTCGTGCGTGACGGTGACCACCGGGCCGGGGAACTCGTCCAGCGCCGTCTGCAGGTCTTCGATCAGCGGCAGGCTCAGATGGTTGGTGGGCTCGTCCAGCAGCAGGACGTGCGGACGCATCGCCACCAGCCTGGCCAGGTCGAGCCGCCTGCGCTGACCGGCGCTCAGCGCGCCGACGGGTACCTGGAGATCGGCCGGGCGGAACAGGCCCAGCTCCAGCAACTGCTCCGCCGCCTCGTCCTCGGTCGCGGCGATCACCTGTGCGTGCGTGCGCAGCAGCGGGACCCGGCCGGCCGGGTATTCGCTCTCCTGGGACAAGTGGCCGACCCGTACGCCCGGACGGGTGGCGACGGTGCCGGATCCGGGCTCCAGCTCCCCCGCGAGAATCCGCAGCAGCGTCGACTTGCCCGCCCCGTTCGGCCCCGCGACCACCAACCGGTCGGTGCCGGTCAGGGCGAGTTCGGGCAGCCGGATGCCCTGGGCCGTGCGGACGTCCCTGAGCTCGATCAGCGGGCCGGCCTCCTGCCCGGGCTCCGCGGCTCCCCGGCCCGCCCGGTCGCCGAGGCCGACCGCGGTGAAGCTCAGCGGGGCGGGCGGCCGCGGCACCGCCTGGAGTTCGAGCCGCCTGATCTCCTCCTTGGCGGCGCGGGCGGTGCGTGCCACCGCCGCCTGGGCTCCGGCGCCGCGCAGGTCGTAGTTCATCTTGGCGTTGTCGCGGGGCGGCCGGTAGTGCCCGGCGGCCCGGTCGGAGCGGTTGAGCCGGAGCTGGGCGGCGGCGAGCGACTCGGTCCAGTTCTCGTAGTCCGCCTCCCAGCGCCGCCGGGCGGCGGCCTGCGCGGCGGCGTAGTCGCGGTAGGTTCCGCCGTATCGGACCACCGACCCGCGCGGTCCGTCCAGGTCCAGCAGTCCGGTGACGGCGCCGTCCAGCAGGTCGCGGTCGTGGGAAGCGATCAGGCAGGGTCCCCTGAACTCGCGGAGCCACCGCGCGAGCCACTCGACGGCCTCGTCGTCGAGGTGGTTGGTGGGCTCGTCCAGCAGCAGGGCGGGCGGCTCTTGGAGGACGAGCAGGGCGAGACCGAGCCGGGCCCGCTCACCGCCGGAGAGCTGCCCGGCCGGCCGCTCGGACGGCAGCCGGTGCAGGCCGAGCGCCTGGAAGACCTCGGACGCCCTGGCCTCGAAGCGCCAGCCGTCGCGGGCTTCGAAGTCCTCCTGGAGCACGGCGTACTCGTCGAGGAGCGCGGCCGGCTCCGTGTCTTCGGCCGCGGCCATCAGCTGCTCGACCTCGTGCATCCGCGCCGCGATCCGGTCGATCTCGCGGCGGGCCTCGGCCAGGCAGCGGGCGAGGTCCCAGTCGGCGGGCAGGTCGGGTTCCTGGGAGAGGTAGCCGGGGGTGCCTCCGCCGAGGCCGACCCGGACACGGCCGCCGTCCGGGGCGTCGAGGCCGGCCAGAACCCGGAGCAGGGTGGACTTGCCGACGCCGTTGTCCCCGATGAGGCCGAGGCGTTCGCCGGCCGAGACGGTCAGCGAGATGCCGTTGAGGACAGTGCGGTCGCCGCGGATCCTGGTCACGGAGTCGGCCGCGAGATGGACGGTCGCGTCCGCCGCCCGTGCGGTTGCGATCATGCGACGCTCCTCTGGAGTTCGGTGGGGCGCGCTCGGTGGGGCGCGGCCCCGGCGAGGGGGAGCGCGGCGGAGAGGGTCCCGGGGGCGAGCAGCGGGACGGGGTTCCCGGGGTGGATGCTCGCGCGCAGGGCGGAGGGCCGCCAGGGGAAGCCCGTGTGCAGCCTGAGCGCGGTCATCGGGGTGGCCCCGTCCTCGACCGCGAGGGAGACCAGCACCCCGGGCTCGGGTTCGAGTTCGAGCAACCACCAGGTTCCCGACGGGTCGTCGGCCGGCGGTTCGAACGCGGCCACCCCGCCGTTGTCGGACAGCACGAAGCCGAACGAGTCGAAGGGCAGTCCGAGGCCGAGTCCGCGCGCCTTGGCGTAGGCCTCCTTGAGCGTCCACAGGCGCAGCACCGTTCGGTCGTACACCTCAGCGGGTGTCCGGGCCAGCTGGACGCGCTCGCCGGGGGTGAAGCTCTCGGCGATCCCGTCCAGTGCGCGGCTGCTCACCCGGTCGAGCCGTTCGACGTCGACCCCGACCCGGCGTCCCCGGCCGACCGCGATCGCGTTGTATCCGCGGGCGTGCGAGAGGTTGAAGTCCAGCGGGCCCTGTGCGGCGGGCCAGCCGCCCTCGGGCGGCCGTACGGAGGGCCGGCCACGCTCGGACCTGCGCAGCTCGATCAGCGCCTCGGGGACACCGGTCTCGAGCGAGAGCAGGCGCCGCACGAGGACGTGTGCCACGAGGTACTGGCGGCGGTCCCGCTCGAAGATGAACCGGTCCGCGGTCGCCTGTTCGTGCTCGTCCAGCCAGTGGCCGGCCAGGGCGGTGGCGGTGCCCGGCCCGAGGTCGTCGTTGGCGCACACCCAGAGCCTGACCTCGCCTTCGGCGGGCCGCCGTGCGCCTGCGGCCGCCCGCGCGCTCATCGCGCCGCTCCCGTCGCCGGGCGGCCCGCCGTCGCGGTCCGGACCTGTTCGGTGATCAGCCGGACCATCTCGGCGGGGCGGCTGCGGAAGTAGAAGTGATCGCCGTCGAAGAGGTGGAGGCCGAGGAACCGTTGCGCGTACTGCTCCCAGGCGGCCAACCGCTCGGGCGAGACCACCACATCGTCGGCGCCGCCGAAGACGGACAGCGGGACGGACAGCGGCGGCGTGTGCGGCCGCGGGCTCCAGGTCTCCACCAGCCGCAGGTCGTTGCGGATCATCGGAGCGAACAGCTGCCAGATGTCCGGGTCTTCCAGGACCTCGGGCGGGGTGCCGCCCATCCGTGCCAGGTGCCGGCGGAGTTCGGCGTCGGGCATGCGGTGGCGGTTGTCGGTCGGGAGCGGCTGCCGCGGCGCGCCGCGGGCCGACAGGCCGAGCCATGCGGGGAGCGGCAGCCCCTCGGCGGCCAGCCGGTTGGTGAGCTCGTAGGCGGCCAGGCCGCCCATGCTGTGGCCGAAGAAGGCGAACGGGCGGTCCATCGCGAGCACGATCTCGTCGTGGAAGAAGTCCACCAGCCGTTCGGCGTCGGCGCAGGCCGGCACGTCGGTCAGTCGGCCTCGGCCGGGGGCGTCCAGCAGGTGGATCTCCCAGTCGGCCGGGAAGTGCGTGATCCAGTCGCGGTACACCAGGTGGGAGCCGCCGGCGTGGTGGAACAGGAACAGGCGCAGGGCCGCTCCCGGGACCGGGCGGGGGCAGTGGCCCGCTCCGGCCGGCGGGCGGAACCTCAAGGTGTTGCTCGTCATCGCGTCTCCTTCGTGTGGTGCGTGGCGTCGCTTCAGGCGACGGCCTGGCGCGGGCGGGCCGCGCGGGCGGGCTCGGCGTCCCGCTTGATCTGCCGGACCATGCTGGTCAGCACGGTGCTCTCGCCGATCTCGGTGAACACCGCGTCAGGCTCGTCGAGCAGGGTGCGGACGGTCTCGTGCCAGCGCACGGGGTGGTCGATCTGCTGGAGCAGCAGGTCGGCGGCCAGCTCTGCGCGGTACGGCTGCGCGGTGCGGTTGGCGATCACGGGGAAGGCCGGTGGCCGGAGCCGGGCGGACCGGACCAGCGGGACGAGCGCGGCGGCGGCGGGCGCCATGTACCGGGAGTGGAAGGGGCCGCTGACGTCCAGTCGGCGGACCATGCGCGCGCCGGCGTCCTCCAGTACCTGGCCTGCTTCCTCCAGGTCCTCCAGCGGCCCGGCCAGGACGGTCTGGCTCGCGGTGTTGAGGTTGGCGAGGTCCAGCGTTGCGAATCCGGCGCGCAGGAGCAGGAAGCGCAGCTTGGTCTCGGTGAGCCCGACGACCGCGCTCATCCCTCCGCCGCCCACCTCGGCCATGGCCGCGGCGCGGGCCGCGACCAGCCGCAGGCCGTCGGTGAAGCCGAAGACCCCGGCGGCTTCCAGGGCGTTGTACTCACCCAGGCTGTGACCGATCGCGATGTCGGGGCGGGCCCCGTCCTCGACGGCCGCGCGGTGGGCGAGGGCGTTCACGGCGAACATCGCGGGCTGGGTGTAGCGGGTGTTGCCGAGCCTGCCCTCGGGGTCCTCCAGGCACAGCCGGCGCAGGCTGTAGCCGAGCGTGTCGCTGGCCTCGCGTTCGAGGTCGGGGAAGCGGTCGAGAAGCGTCCGGCCCATGCCGACGCGCTGCGCTCCCTGTCCGGGAAACATAAAGATCCGGGTCATCGTCGTGGCTTCCTTGCTCGGGGGGCGTTCAGGCGGGTACGGCTATGGGAAAGGCGAGCTCGGCCAGGGCCGCGAGGTCCGGGGCGGTGAAGAGCGACTCCAGGGGGAGTTCGCTGCCTCCGTCGTCGGCCACCCGGGCGGCGATCCGCAGCAGCTGGCGGCTGGTGACGCCCATCGCGAACAGGTCGTCGGCGGGGGCGAGCCGGTCCGGATCCGCCCCGGTCTCCTGGGCGACGATGCCGGCCATCCGCTCGAACGGCGTCGGCCCGGTCCCGGTCGGGCCGTCCGGCTGCTGCTCCTTCTCCGGCCGCGCGGATGCGGCGGCAGGCACCGGGAGCGGTACCCGGCGGACGGACAGCGGCACCGGCGGCAGCGGCCGGCGGCGCGGCACGGCGGACGTGGCGGGCACCGGGAGTTCGCCGCCGGCCGACCAGAGCGCCGTCAGCGCCTGCTGGTCCGCCGTCGTCCGGGCGGCCTCGACGGTGGCGCCGGTGCCGTCGCGCAGCACGCGCTCGGCGAGGGTGCGCAGCGCCCCGGCAGCCCGGCCACGGTCGGCGGCCACCGCCCCGCGGACAGCGCGTGCCCGGCGTCCTTCCCGCAGCGTACGGGCGACGGCGGCGAGGTCGAGACCGGGGTCGGCGTCCAGTTCCTCCGCGAGGGAGCGGGCCCAGCGGGCCAGGTTCTCCGGGTTGTCCGCGGACAGTACGAGGACCTCGGTCCCCTCGCTGACAGCCGTGTCGGCGTCGGCCGGTGCCGCGGTCGCGGCGGCCGGCGGCTCCTCGACCACGAGGCTGCCGTACGATCCGCCGCCCGCGAAGCCGTTCACCAGGGCCCGTCGGGTGCCGCCGGGCGCGGTGCGCCACTGGTCGGCGGACGGGCCGGCCAGGGCCACGGATCCGCGGTACGGGGCGAGTGCCGGGTTGGCGGCCGAGGTGAGTCGGGTCGGGTAGAGCCGGTCCCGGCGGAACTGGGCGATGAGCTTGCCGAGCTGGGCGAAGACGGAGGCTGCCTCCAGGTGGCCGGTGTTCGGTTTGACCGAGCCGACCGGCACGGGCCCGAGGCCCGCTCGGGCGCCGTTCCCGGCTCCGCTCGCACCCTCGACGTCAGCGCCGCCATCGACGCCGGCGGCGCCGAACAGCCGTCCCAGCGCAGTGAACTCGAGCGCGTCGGCCAGCGCCGCGCCGGCCGCCGCCGCCTCGACGTAGCCGATGTCCCCGGCCGTCAGCCGGGCGTCGGCGAGCGCGGCCCGCATCACCTGCTCCTGGCGGCGCGGGTCCGGGATCCCGAACTGGCGGGTCGTTCCCGAGTGCAGGAGCGCGCCGCCGCGCAGCACGGCGTGGACGGGGTCGCCGTCCTCCAAGGCACGGTCGAGGGGCTTGAGGAGGACCGCGCCGACGCCCTCCCCGACCAGCCAGCCGCTGGCCCGGTCGGTGAACGCGCAGGAGTCCTCCTGCTCGGCGACCAGTCCCAGCTCGGACAGCACGTCCAGGTGGTCCGGATGCAGCACCAGGTTGCTACCGGCCGCGACGGCGGCCTCGCACCGGCCGTCGGCGACGGCCCGGAAGGCCGCCTCGACGGCCGCGAGCCCGGAGACGCAGCCGGTGTCGATCACCAGGCTCGGGCCGGTCAGGCCGAACGCATGCGACATGCGGTGGGCGAGTCCGCCGCGGGTGGCGTGGGTGCCCGTCCGTCCCTCGGCCCGGGCCGCCACCCCGTGGAGCGCGTGGTCCTGCCACATCGACCCGACGAACACACCGACCTGGCCGGTCTGCGACAGCCGCTCGGGGGTGATCGCGGCATCCTCCAGGCAGTGTCGGGTGACCGTCAGCAGCAGCCGCTCCTGCGGGTCGACGGC
This genomic interval carries:
- a CDS encoding response regulator transcription factor, whose translation is MERRAQGWPASSGTAALRVLPGGAGPARPRSSRHTLLPPLADRAAPPAAYPWAPAHDDLVRSEEPAPDGADTVRVFLLGPDALARAGLRALLESQPGVVVAAEGEPGPRALADLRISCPDVMVLHGVPDPQLIGLPGSQDPGGTPLLAVGGPEPAEPGPHLNGCLPATVTPADLAAAVRMAAAGYHLSRRPSRRTADDGGFRRAEVSDVDPDELTARESEVLDLIARGLSNAEIAGALMLSEHTVKSHVQNLLGKLRLRSRVQAVVYAYEIGLRRTR
- a CDS encoding phosphopantetheine-binding protein; the encoded protein is MNTESENPLMTKAGLRSLIADSMGLSADEMPGDDEDLVDYGLHSIAVMQVVSLCQQSGIEVAFPELIATPTVDAWWRALSAADRAAAC
- a CDS encoding LLM class flavin-dependent oxidoreductase; the protein is MEFGVNFFPVVDPERKTAAEYYAESLRLVELAESLGYEHAQIVEHYGSPYGGYSPDPVAFLAAAAARTSRIRLATGAVIAAFTHPVKLAANLAMLDNLSHGRLDVGFGRAFLPDEFEAFGVPIEESRSRFDDGIAACIALWTEENTVFEGAVHRFGPFTGFPRPYQQPHPPVFVASASSPDSCAAAGRAGHHLQVVPSVTTRQGLKEMIEGYRQARAEAGHPSGGRIQVKYTCYVSEDRDLALADAREQEQNYVSRMAEAVSSWAHTRSSQYPGYERFVEKARGYDFDRALTDGKVLAGTPQDVTEQVREIAAEYGSDLCLSLQFSPGHLPFERAARAMELFALQVAPSFTGRAGAAAGAEAVAVPAAG
- the solA gene encoding N-methyl-L-tryptophan oxidase, yielding MARTATGLDAEAAVVGLGAWGACALWQLARQGVDVIGIDRYGIGNVHGSSYGESRMFRTACLEHPGLVPLAQRSRELWAELEEQTGRVLMERTGAMLIGPPDGRIVGGALRAAREHRLDIELLDPASMRERVPAHAGLPDDHVGVLEPAGGLTYPEHTIAAAVDAARAAGARVVTDTRVTAVEPGNDGIVVRTALRTLRVARLVVAAGPWLSQLVPGLPLDVLRMPTTWFTPAEPDPRFTLERLPVFMRELADGNVIWGHGTLPGGTEVKLGLEDGGRHFRVVDPENMDRSVSPADWSVLSRILPAAVPGLGDTPSRATANLYARTPDGQFLLGPLRHDPRIIVAGGCNSHGFKHATGIGEAVADMVRGRTPAVPLGFADPNSLR
- a CDS encoding AfsR/SARP family transcriptional regulator, which codes for MQFRILGPVEIHDERRGLRIVPTGSKQRVLLGALVVKAGHLVSYHRLIDELWGEHPPANPANALQAHVARLRKLLEDAGSTGQERIDTHALGYQLHTGPDATDAGRFHRLCAQGRAVIATDPERAVHLLRQALALWRGPALQGSLGGDICLAEAAQLEENRLVALETLYEAGLRAGLHHEITGELEELIGDNPVRERFYELLMVALHRCGRQAEALGTYERARTRLADELGVEPGPALHRRVRSILSPGREQPAPAAARSAAPMVRSLPPRPDTAGRRAASTAPRGGAVVLDLGDELARLRRRLENLTREQEDLARRMDQLTARTAAAR
- a CDS encoding ABC-F family ATP-binding cassette domain-containing protein, with the translated sequence MIATARAADATVHLAADSVTRIRGDRTVLNGISLTVSAGERLGLIGDNGVGKSTLLRVLAGLDAPDGGRVRVGLGGGTPGYLSQEPDLPADWDLARCLAEARREIDRIAARMHEVEQLMAAAEDTEPAALLDEYAVLQEDFEARDGWRFEARASEVFQALGLHRLPSERPAGQLSGGERARLGLALLVLQEPPALLLDEPTNHLDDEAVEWLARWLREFRGPCLIASHDRDLLDGAVTGLLDLDGPRGSVVRYGGTYRDYAAAQAAARRRWEADYENWTESLAAAQLRLNRSDRAAGHYRPPRDNAKMNYDLRGAGAQAAVARTARAAKEEIRRLELQAVPRPPAPLSFTAVGLGDRAGRGAAEPGQEAGPLIELRDVRTAQGIRLPELALTGTDRLVVAGPNGAGKSTLLRILAGELEPGSGTVATRPGVRVGHLSQESEYPAGRVPLLRTHAQVIAATEDEAAEQLLELGLFRPADLQVPVGALSAGQRRRLDLARLVAMRPHVLLLDEPTNHLSLPLIEDLQTALDEFPGPVVTVTHDRRMRRSAGRTLLLERD